One window of Perca fluviatilis chromosome 12, GENO_Pfluv_1.0, whole genome shotgun sequence genomic DNA carries:
- the fgf9 gene encoding fibroblast growth factor 4A, with the protein MGFTMNVSLLLLLLPGFQLLLMFSVGAKRQEPVVPPEDQGTRLLDLWKLHVRDTLLKGKGSSPHPIREGVKQLLLYCRVGIGYHLQILPSGSIGGVHKPTEHCWLKVFAMKHGVVGIRGVKSGLYVCMSGEGLAYGAEHFSDDCLLKENLEENHYTTYSSLSHPGIYLALSQKGELRKGSSVGRHQSCTHFLPRRTP; encoded by the exons ATGGGTTTCACTATGAATGTttccttgctgctgctgctgctgcctggctTCCAGCTGCTCCTGATGTTCAGCGTGGGAGCAAAGAGACAAGAACCGGTGGTTCCCCCCGAGGACCAGGGCACTCGCCTCCTAGACCTCTGGAAGCTGCATGTGAGGGACACCCTGCTGAAAGGAAAAG GTTCGAGTCCTCATCCAATCAGAGAAGGGGTCAAACAGCTGCTGCTCTACTGCCGTGTTGGGATTGGCTACCATCTCCAGATTCTGCCCAGTGGCTCTATAGGAGGCGTCCACAAACCCACTGAGCATT GTTGGCTGAAGGTGTTTGCTATGAAACATGGAGTGGTGGGAATCAGAGGAGTCAAGAGTGGCTTGTACGTCTGTATGAGTGGAGAAGGACTGGCATATGGAGCG GAGCATTTTTCTGACGATTGCCTGTTAAAGGAGAACCTGGAGGAGAATCACTACACCACCtactcctctctgtctcacccAGGCATCTATCTGGCTCTTTCCCAGAAGGGAGAGCTCAGAAAGGGCAGCAGTGTGGGCCGCCACCAGTCCTGCACCCACTTTCTACCTCGGAGGACACCATGA